One segment of Cydia splendana unplaced genomic scaffold, ilCydSple1.2 scaffold_115_ctg1, whole genome shotgun sequence DNA contains the following:
- the LOC134805456 gene encoding uncharacterized protein K02A2.6-like, with protein MEHARPPPELCLEGGPAARAEAWRRWYTQFQVFLKASGVCKETTDVQASLLCEFKDLEESLMRDRIVCGVASSKVRDRLLRAEDLTLDKAVKITQANEMSSEEKREIEESKVAGAPSTSAVDVLYGTSGQFSGGGRGRRPQRWRGRGGRRGGGGGGGATARGAGSPSAAARSCAACGSTYCDGGQRCPATGAKCLLCGGAGHFKVKCPFKRSNKVYQIEEEDGYGDDDELYFIDGVDVDSDYHKDRKKWYETLLVSDNRRAETFKLDTGSDLNVLSMKNFKKLGLDSTSIEPDNIRAESFCGNFVPMIGSCIINWLYKERLYPLRFVICRGDRKSVLGKYACEDLGLVKRIYSLSLDHYEDLFHGLGKLPGEYTISIEEGAQPSVCPVRKIPMGVRDKLQGELERMVKMGVIRKVSHPTPWVNAIVVAAKKDGSIRVCLDPRPLNRVVRRARYPLPALGEIATKLQGARYFSKLDARSGFWMVQIDDASADLCTFGTPFGRYQFLRLPYGINCASEVFHSKVRQILEELEGVESFVDDIIVYGRTLEKHDARLKSLLDRSREVGIKFNKQKCEFRVQQITYLGHTFSHEGMRVDAEKVKAIEKMPSPHDRASLERFLGMVNYLSKFIPNYSEVASPLRALLKKDSEWCWEPEHEAAAGQLRALVSGAPVLALYAPRAPVLVSVDASQHALGAVILQAGRPVEFASATLTDAQTRYAQIEKELLAIVFGLERFHQYVYAHGDVTIETDHKPLEALFSKPLYSVPARLQRMMLRIQGYDFKVVYKPEMIGRVHDGHMGIDRCKRHARDVMFWPGMSRDVERRVRRCGACAARAPRAQREPMLPHDIPDLPWIKPALDLKCIFSDKNNVVGKQHTPRCLLLYVRCQSIHNQEEQIWA; from the exons ATGGAGCATGCGCGGCCTCCGCCAGAATTGTGCCTGGAGGGTGGCCCGGCCGCGCGCGCCGAGGCGTGGCGCCGGTGGTACACGCAATTCCAAGTATTCCTAAAGGCTTCGGGTGTCTGTAAGGAAACAACTGACGTGCAAGCCAGTTTGCTG TGCGAGTTCAAGGACCTCGAGGAGAGCCTAATGCGTGATCGCATAGTGTGCGGTGTGGCCAGCAGCAAAGTACGCGATCGCTTGCTTAGGGCGGAGGATCTAACTTTGGATAAGGCGGTAAAGATTACTCAGGCGAACGAGATGTCAAGTGAAGAGAAGCGCGAAATCGAGGAGTCTAAGGTTGCCGGGGCACCGTCAACGTCGGCAGTGGATGTACTGTATGGAACCTCGGGACAGTTTTCTGGGGGTGGCCGCGGCAGGCGCCCGCAGCGCTGGCGGGGACGCGGCggccggcgcggcggcggcggcggcggcggcgcgacgGCGCGCGGGGCCGGCAGCCCGAGCGCGGCGGCCCGCTCCTGCGCTGCCTGCGGGAGTACCTACTGCGACGGAGGTCAACGGTGTCCAGCGACAGGTGCAAAGTGTTTATTGTGTGGTGGTGCAGGTCATTTTAAGGTAAAGTGCCCATTCAAAAGATCAAACAAAGTGTATCAAATTGAGGAAGAGGACGGCTACGGTGACGACGACGAACTGTACTTCATCGACGGGGTCGATGTGGACTCTGATTATCATAAAGACCGCAAAAAATGGTATGAAACTTTACTAGTTAGTGATAATCGTAGGGCCGAGACTTTTAAGCTTGATACTGGCTCGGATTTAAACGTTTTATCaatgaaaaatttcaaaaaattgGGTCTTGACAGTACTAGTATAGAACCTGATAATATTAGGGCCGAATCATTTTGCGGGAATTTTGTACCTATGATCGGCTCGTGTATTATTAATTGGTTATATAAAGAACGTTTATATCCGTTGCGGTTTGTTATATGTCGAGGTGATAGAAAGAGTGTTTTGGGCAAATATGCTTGTGAGGACTTAGGTCTGGTAAAACGCATATATTCACTATCCTTAGATCATTATGAGGATCTCTTTCATGGCCTGGGTAAATTGCCGGGTGAGTATACAATTAGTATTGAGGAAGGAGCGCAGCCGTCAGTCTGTCCGGTTCGCAAGATACCTATGGGCGTGCGTGACAAGCTACAGGGTGAACTAGAacgcatggttaaaatgggggTGATTAGAAAAGTGTCCCACCCCACACCGTGGGTCAATGCGATTGTAGTGGCCGCGAAAAAAGACGGCAGTATACGCGTGTGCCTCGACCCGCGGCCGCTCAACCGCGTTGTGCGCCGTGCTCGCTATCCCCTCCCCGCGCTCGGCGAAATTGCCACTAAGCTGCAGGGGGCGCGATATTTTAGCAAGCTTGATGCTCGCTCTGGTTTTTGGATGGTACAAATAGATGATGCCAGTGCCGATCTATGTACATTCGGGACACCATTCGGTAGGTACCAGTTCTTACGCCTCCCGTATGGTATAAACTGTGCGTCTGAGGTGTTCCATTCTAAAGTTCGTCAAATTTTGGAGGAGCTGGAGGGAGTCGAGTCGTTCGTCGATGACATTATAGTCTATGGACGTACCTTAGAGAAACACGACGCAAGATTGAAGTCATTGCTAGATAGATCACGCGAGGTaggtattaaatttaataaacagAAGTGCGAATTTAGGGTACAACAAATTACTTATCTCGGTCACACGTTTAGTCATGAGGGTATGCGCGTTGACGCTGAGAAGGTTAAGGCTATCGAGAAGATGCCTTCTCCACACGACCGAGCATCTTTGGAAAGGTTTTTAGGTATGGTGAATTACTTATCCAAATTTATACCTAACTACTCAGAAGTGGCGTCACCTTTACGAGCTCTGTTAAAAAAGGACTCGGAATGGTGCTGGGAGCCGGAGCATGAGGCAGCCGCCGGACAGCTGCGGGCGTTGGTGAGCGGCGCGCCTGTGCTGGCCCTGTACGCCCCGCGCGCTCCAGTGCTGGTCTCGGTGGATGCTAGTCAGCACGCGCTGGGCGCTGTGATCCTTCAAGCGGGCCGGCCTGTTGAGTTTGCGTCTGCCACGCTGACAGACGCACAGACCAGGTATGCACAAATTGAAAAGGAGCTTCTTGCCATCGTCTTCGGACTGGAGCGATTCCATCAATACGTGTACGCTcatggtgacgtcacaatcGAGACGGATCACAAACCTCTGGAGGCATTGTTTTCAAAACCTTTATATTCTGTGCCAGCGCGTTTGCAAAGGATGATGCTTCGCATACAGGGTTATGATTTCAAGGTCGTGTATAAGCCAg AAATGATTGGTCGCGTGCACGACGGACACATGGGCATCGATCGTTGTAAGCGGCACGCGCGTGACGTCATGTTCTGGCCTGGAATGAGTCGAGACGTGGAGCGCCGCGTGCGCCGCTGTGGGGCATGCGCCGCGCGTGCGCCAAGGGCCCAGCGCGAACCCATGCTGCCACATGATATACCCGATTTACCATGGATAAAG CCTGCTCTGGACCTCAAGTGCATTTTCTCCGACAAGAACAATGTCGTCGGCAAACAGCATACACCAAggtgcctcctcctgtatgtTCGATGTCAGAGCATCCATAACCAGGAGGAACAAATATGGGCTTAA